The Triticum aestivum cultivar Chinese Spring chromosome 5A, IWGSC CS RefSeq v2.1, whole genome shotgun sequence genomic sequence CTAGTTAGGCGCCCGTGTGTTGCCACGGAACCCACGCACAAAAAAAAGAGAGGTAGCACTGTTCTCAAAAAGATGAAGCACAAGTAGTTTTGAATATGGCATGTTTGTACCAGAAGTCATGGTCTTTGATGATTCCGGTTATTCAAGTGTTCAGTGAGCAAAGGTGTAATCACACTATGCCAATTCTTGTGTTCTATCTAAAAAAAGGACGCGACTAGCCAGCAACCGTTGGCTAGCTAGCGGTCCAGGGCACACGCCCTAAATAAGGCAGTGGACCCTCTCTTGTTGCCAGCTGGcgtcaaaaaaggaaagaaacgaTCTGATCGTGCACATGGCCAGATTTCCTTTTCTCCCAATCGTAACCGACGCAACCCAGTGTGTGTGAACACACGGCACAAAACCTCTGGAGACTTTTCTCCCTTCCCCGCTCCTCCTCCACCCTTTCTTCCCCATCAACCccttcctcctccatcttctgcagGATCCATCCACCCAACCATCAGCACTTGAACCTTCCGTGCGCCACCTCTCTATCTGGACAACTTGGGGGTGTGCCACTATGCCCTGATCCCTGCGACAAGGAAACACAAAAGGCATCAGTGTTATGCATGCAACTTGGATGTTATGCATGCAACCCCTCCTTGAGTCCTTGTATTAGGTTGGTTCTTCAGTTTGATTTATCGAGAGCAAAAAACCGTCAACAACTTATGGCAGTTATTTTGGGCAAGTTCAGTAAACCCCAATAGGCAAATCTCTGTAATGCACTCTGACTTGCGAGGGTAGAAAAAACCTTGTGTTCCTTTATAGGAAGCATGCAAAAAATGTTTTTTGAATACTGTGGACATTGAAACACACAAGTTACAGGTTTGTTGTTTGGAAAACATAGTAAGGGAGGGGGAAAAGGTTTGTGTGTCAGATAAATCACAAAATGCAAAATAGGCAAATCACAGATGCAGAGCAGGCAAGTCACATGCTTAGCACTAGCAAGTCACAGCCAAATTTCAAGCAAGTCGTACTCATCACTAGCTGCAATGCACTGTGTAATGCACTCTGACTTGCTAGTGCCAGACAAAAAAACATAATGTTCCTTTGAAAAAAATGTGGACATTGAAAAACAACAAGTTATAGGTTCGTTGTTTGGAAAAACTTAAAAATAATTTgatccatccccccccccccccctccccaactCAGCAGTAAAAGGGGCAGCAAAAATTCTGAGGAAAAAAGTTCTAATTGTTCAGGAAAAGCAGGAATTTAGCAAAGAAAGAGTTTGCCTACATCAGCGAAAATCCTAGTAAAATGGTTGTGAGACACTTTTTCTATATTTGTATGATACTCTTGTGTGGCTTTTTGGTTAGACAAGTTGTGCCGAGTTGTAGGCAATTTCCCTAATGCTTGCAGGCAACTTttgtttttgaaaaaataaaatcatCAGTAGGATAGTGTTTTGCACTTTTTTCTGCTTGGCAAGTTGTGTTTGCGGTCTAGGCAAATTTTGCGAGTTAAAACCTATTTATGTAGCCAGCTTGTTACTTTGGTGCCAAAAAAGAGAAGGGGAAATCAAAAGCAAGTCTTCCTGTAATGTACGCAATTTGTATTTATGTTTCAGGCAACTCTCATTTTTGCCGAACAAAAAAGGCACCTACTAGGAATTCATAAAGAACATGTTGGAAAAAGCTCTGGGGGTTTTGTGAACTTTACCTGGAAGTTGCTGGTAAAACTTTTTGCTGGCAATAAAAGGGCGGCGTAGGAAGGAAGTATTCCTGTGATGTAGCAATTTGCACATAAGTTTCAGGCAACTCCCTTAATTTTTTGGGACAAAAAAAAACTAACAGCGAGCTACTTGGGAGGTAGAAAAAACTAGTTGAAAAGCTACTGGGGATGTGTGAAATTCACCTTGAAGTGGCTGGCAAAGCTTATTGCTTGCAAAGATGGAAAATAAAAAAAGCAAGTCCTGCTGGGATGTAGGCAAAATGCATATAAGTTTGAGACAACTCCTATTTTTTGccgaaacaaaaaaacaaaacaaaaaatggatAGCTTTGTGCAAAGCTTACCTGGAAGTGTATGTTGAAGCCTCTTGCTTGGGCGTGTGCACAAAACCTCGAAAATGTTGCTTTGACATCATTTGAGAATTTAGTGAGGCCCTTCAAGCAAAACAAACAATTTTTTTAGGCAAGAATATTTACAACACTTAggtgattaggggttttgtttgctCCAGCAAGAGCAGGTATTACTAGTCAAATATTCAAATATGATAGGATATGATAGTCATTGCAGTACAAGTAGTAGCAACCATACAAATGACTCAGAATCATGAATGCCACtacatcttctctctctctctcatgttcatcttctctctctctctcatgttcatcttcttccctccctccctctctcatgttcatcttcttctctccctccctccccccatccctccctctccctctccctctccctctccctccctctctctctctctcatgttcatCTTCTTCTCCCTGCCAGGGGATGTCATAGATTAGCATAGCAACAATTTTTTATGCTTCTAGTCCGCATGAGGGATCTTTGTAGCCGTTGTAGGCCTCTAGACCTCTGTGGTAGTGCTGCAGGATCGAAGCAAATACAAAGGTGGGGCACGGCCAAGCTTTCAGGTTAAAGTGAGGAAGGGGGTATGCGTCTCTTGTGCAGATTGGTTTG encodes the following:
- the LOC123104349 gene encoding uncharacterized protein isoform X1, giving the protein MMSKQHFRGFVHTPKQEASTYTSSRTCFFYFPSLQAISFASHFKEYFLPTPPFYCQQKVLPATSRDQGIVAHPQVVQIERWRTEGSSADGWVDGSCRRWRRKGLMGKKGWRRSGEGRKVSRGFVPCVHTHWVASVTIGRKGNLAMCTIRSFLSFFDASWQQERVHCLI
- the LOC123104349 gene encoding uncharacterized protein isoform X2 — encoded protein: MMSKQHFRGFVHTPKQEASTYTSRTCFFYFPSLQAISFASHFKEYFLPTPPFYCQQKVLPATSRDQGIVAHPQVVQIERWRTEGSSADGWVDGSCRRWRRKGLMGKKGWRRSGEGRKVSRGFVPCVHTHWVASVTIGRKGNLAMCTIRSFLSFFDASWQQERVHCLI